A genomic region of Gossypium hirsutum isolate 1008001.06 chromosome D01, Gossypium_hirsutum_v2.1, whole genome shotgun sequence contains the following coding sequences:
- the LOC107922488 gene encoding probable magnesium transporter NIPA3 produces MAVVQKWREGMSSDNVKGLVLALSSSLFIGASFIVKKKGLKKAGASGIRAGVGGYSYLLEPLWWAGMITMVVGEIANFAAYAFAPAILVTPLGALSIIISAVLAHIILRERLHTFGILGCILCVVGSTTIVLHAPQERQIESVTEVWDLATEPGFLFYTALVLTAVFILIYQFVPQYGQTHIMVYIGVCSLVGSISVMSVKALGIALKLTFSGTNQLVYPQTWAFTLVVITCVLTQMNYLNKALDTFNTAVVSPIYYVMFTSLTILASVIMFKDWDGQSPTQILTEMCGFVTILSGTFLLHKTKDMADGPGLSTSLSMRSLKHEEDDGFSEGIPLKRQDT; encoded by the exons ATGGCGGTTGTCCAAAAGTGGAGGGAGGGCATGTCCTCGGATAATGTTAAGGGTTTGGTTTTAGCGCTTTCTTCGAGTTTATTTATTGGGGCAAGTTTCATTGTTAAGAAAAAAGGCTTGAAGAAAGCTGGTGCTTCTGGCATCAGGGCAG GGGTTGGAGGGTATTCTTACTTGCTTGAGCCTCTTTGGTGGGCAGGCATGATAACAA TGGTCGTGGGTGAAATTGCTAATTTTGCAGCATATGCATTTGCCCCAGCTATTCTGGTCACTCCTCTTGGTGCCCTCAGCATCATTATCAG TGCGGTACTTGCGCATATCATTTTGCGGGAAAGATTACATACTTTTGGGATTCTTGGTTGTATTTTGTGTGTTGTGGGCTCTACAACAATTGTATTACATGCTCCCCAAGAACGTCAGATTGAATCTGTAACAGAAGTTTGGGATCTTGCTACAGAACCAG GCTTTCTGTTTTACACAGCTTTGGTCTTAACAGCTGTCTTCATACTTATATATCAATTTGTTCCACAATACGGACAGACACATATTATGGTTTATATTGGAGTTTGCTCTCTTGTTGGTTCCATTTCG GTAATGAGTGTTAAAGCACTTGGTATTGCGTTGAAGTTAACCTTTTCAGGAACGAATCAGCTTGTATATCCTCAGACATGGGCCTTTACTTTAGTTGTGATTACTTGTGTGCTTACCCAAATGAATTATTTAAACAAG GCGCTTGATACTTTCAACACTGCTGTTGTTTCTCCCATATACTATGTTATGTTTACGTCACTGACCATTTTGGCTAGTGTAATCATGTTTAAG GATTGGGATGGACAGAGTCCTACTCAGATTCTGACAGAGATGTGTGGGTTCGTGACTATCCTTTCAGGAACTTTTCTTCTTCACAAAACCAAGGATATGGCTGATG GTCCAGGTTTGTCAACATCTTTGTCAATGAGATCATTAAAGCATGAAGAAGACGATGGCTTCAGTGAAGGCATTCCTCTTAAGCGGCAGGATACATAG